GGCTGCGCTTCACAAGCGTAATGCAGCAACCTTGCGTCTCCCCGCATGATCGTTGCGTTCCGGGGCCCGGCGCGGGTGTTCGTTGCGCCGGTGCTTTCGTCCGTTGCGTGCGGGACGGGTGGGACTGACCGGGTGTGTCCGGCATGCGGAAGGCCCCCGCGCTCCCGTCACCGGGAGAGCGGGGGCCTCGCCTCAGCGGGTGCCGGTCAGCTCCAGCTGGCGTGCAGCGGCTTGCCCTCGGCGTAGCCCGCGGCGCTCTGGACGCCGACGATCGCCTTCTCCGCGAACTCCTCCAGGGAGCCCGCACCGGCGTAGGTGCAGGAGGAGCGGACGCCCGCGATGATCGAGTCGATCAGGTCCTCGACACCCGGGCGGTCCGGGTCGAGGAACATCCGGGAGGTGGAGATGCCCTCCTCGAACAGCGCCTTGCGGGCCCGGTCGTACGCCGACTCCTCCGAGGTGCGGTTGCGCACCGCGCGCGCGGAGGCCATGCCGAAGGACTCCTTGTAGAGGCGGCCGTTGGCGTCCTGCTGGAGGTCGCCGGGCGACTCGTAGGTGCCCGCGAACCAGGAGCCGACCATCACGTTGGACGCGCCGGCGGCCAGTGCCATGGCGACGTCGCGGGGGTGGCGGACACCACCGTCGGCCCACACGTGCTTGCCGTACTTCCTCGCCTCGGCCGCGCACTCCAGCACGGCGGAGAACTGCGGGCGACCCACACCGGTCATCATGCGGGTGGTGCACATGGCACCCGGGCCCACCCCGACCTTGATGATGTCCGCGCCCGCGTCGATCAGGTCCTTGACGCCCTCGGCGGAGACGATGTTCCCGGCCACGATCGGCACCCGCGGGTCGAGGGCGCGGACCACCTGGACCGCGCTGATCATCGACTCCTGGTGGCCGTGCGCGGTGTCGATGACGAGCGTGTCGACGCCCGCGTCGAGGAGCTGCTTGGCCTTGCCCGCCACATCGCCGTTGATACCGACGGCGGCGGCGACCCGGAGCCTGCCCTGCGCGTCCACGGCCGGGGTGTACAGCGTGGCCCGCAGGGCGCCCTTGCGGGTCAGGATGCCCGCCAGGCGGCCGTCCCGGTCGACGGCGGGCGCGTAGCGGCGGTTGGCGGCGTCGAGCCGGTTGAACGCCTCGCGCGGGTCGATGTCCGCGTCCAGCAGGAGCAGGTCCTTGCTCATCACCACTTCGAGCTGGGTGAAGCGGTCCACCCCGGTGAGATCCCGGTCGGTGACCACCCCGACGGGCCGTTGGTCCTCGTCGACGACCACACCGGCGTTGTGCGCGCGCTTGGGCAGCAGGGCCAGGGCGTCGGCGACCGTCTGGTGCGGGGCCAGCACGATGGGGGTGTCCAGGACGTGGTGGCGGCCCTTGACCCAGGAGGTCACCTCGGTGACGACCTCGATCGGGATGTCCTGCGGGATGACCACCAGACCGCCGCGCCGGGCCACGGTCTCGGCCATGCGGCGGCCGGCGATCGCGGTCATGTTGGCGACGACGAGCGGGATGGTGGTGCCCGTGCCGTCCGGGGAGCTGAGGTCCACGCCC
The sequence above is drawn from the Streptomyces sp. SAT1 genome and encodes:
- a CDS encoding GuaB1 family IMP dehydrogenase-related protein, translated to MQHVRFLNDIQPAYDLTYDDVFMVPSRSAVGSRQGVDLSSPDGTGTTIPLVVANMTAIAGRRMAETVARRGGLVVIPQDIPIEVVTEVTSWVKGRHHVLDTPIVLAPHQTVADALALLPKRAHNAGVVVDEDQRPVGVVTDRDLTGVDRFTQLEVVMSKDLLLLDADIDPREAFNRLDAANRRYAPAVDRDGRLAGILTRKGALRATLYTPAVDAQGRLRVAAAVGINGDVAGKAKQLLDAGVDTLVIDTAHGHQESMISAVQVVRALDPRVPIVAGNIVSAEGVKDLIDAGADIIKVGVGPGAMCTTRMMTGVGRPQFSAVLECAAEARKYGKHVWADGGVRHPRDVAMALAAGASNVMVGSWFAGTYESPGDLQQDANGRLYKESFGMASARAVRNRTSEESAYDRARKALFEEGISTSRMFLDPDRPGVEDLIDSIIAGVRSSCTYAGAGSLEEFAEKAIVGVQSAAGYAEGKPLHASWS